The DNA sequence TCTCATATCAGTAGCTCCCTTGTAGCATAAACTCCAGTAATGGAGTCTGGTTCAAAGGGTGGGGACATCTTAgccattttatttgcataattctaaattgctttccaaagtaGTTGTGCCATTTCATAGCTTAGATGTGTAACACTTTTTTCAAGTGACTATTAACTTCCCTATTTTAACCATTGTGGACCAAGTATAGATACTACTGTGATTTTTTCAAAagacatgcacatgtatatttgtacatatgtatgtgtgtatgtgtgtatatgtatatattttttgataTCAAGATTTATATGTTGTATTTACCATAGTTTCCCAATCTTTTTTTAtccaatttttttgttgttgttgtaagaatttttattttaacgTGATTAAACATCCATCTTGTCTCTAATGATTCTTTCTATTTGTCAAATAGGAGAAAATTCATCTcattgcattttcttttgtagtttAAAAAATAGTTCATTATTGTCAATTCTTCATCATTCACTGAGGTGTGTGATGTGAGATTTTGGTCTGAATTCATTTCTCATCAGTGTTCCCAAGTAAGTTTGTTAAGTAATTCATCCTTTCCCTGAGTTTTATTTTCTAGAGGTTTATCAGACtaatgttttgtatatatttagttTGTCTATCATTTTAACATAAATAAgattagaaatattaattttcctACCCCTGGAGCTCCTTGAAGATATTTAGTTTAATGAGGCTATTTATTTGCTACTTGGTGTTGGTGCCAGGACACTTCAGAATATTCTTGTTCATGAGCTGTGATATCTGTGTTTGCTATGTATGGAGAGAAGATAGAACAACTGCCTCTTCATCATTGATATAATTATTCTTtcagacaaaaaagagaaaaaaaggaagaaaaaagacaaagatgtTAGAATGAGTATGGAAAAGCAGGAAATGGCTGCATCATCCTCCATAGCATCCCGACCCAAGaccagaaaggaagaggaaagtgtTGGGTTTGAGAAGTCTGCCACTGTAAGTCTTGAGAAGGGTTCCTGTCCAGAGCGGCGAGAAGGCCACAAGTACTTAAGTGGCTCACCTGTGCTCCCACGAGGTCAGCATGGGAAAGCAGAGACCTCAAGGAAGGATTCAAAGAAGGATAAGCTGTGGCATAAGAAATCCTCAAGCAGCTCCAGCAGGAAGgatagaagaaggaaggaaaagagcaaGCATCGGGACAGAAGCCGAAGCTCTGAAAAGCGCTCTCACCACCGTGATGAGTATTCTGAAAGCAGGTCTAGGAAGAGGCACAAACACAAGGCCCGAAGCTTCGAGAAAGACTGCCATTCCAGGGATCAGAAAGCGTCTTACTCAAGTCGACACAGGTCCAGTTGAATGTGTGGCTTGTTACGATTTTGCTCAACCTAGAAATGaagattcattaaaaaaaaaaaatctcaccttaGCTAAGCTGTTATTGTTTCTGTAAATAAAATCTCTGCTCCTAAAGTCCCTTTCTTTCTTGAGTATTGTAATCAGAAGACTATAGATCTTCCAAATCTAAGTCAACTATAGGAGTTCTTAACCCAGGGATCATGAACTTAAAAACAAATACTTTAATAGCTGtagttcaatataattgtttcccTTAgcagtcctatgtattttatgcatttcaaaatattattctgagaagggggtcaTCTGTAGCCTTTTTTTTTACACTGCCAAAAGAGTgcaggacacacaaaaaaggtttaGAACATGGTGGTGATGTGGAAAGAGCCAGGCAGCCCAAATTTAAGTTTTAGTTCttttacttactagctgcatgacactGATCAGTCATTACCCTTCTCAGATCTTTGGTTTCCTCCTTCAAGTAAGAGAATTGGACTATCTAAGCTCCATTTTCACTTggactttctgtttctctcctgtTTGGCAAGGTTCGGGAATTCTATAAAAGCTAAAACTTTGCGGATAGGAGTGACTGGCCATAGACCTCTCCTGACCTAATCTGTCCTACATGGGGATCTGGATGTGACCCATAACAATATGTCATGAAAGTCCAGATAGAACCTTAACCTCTGGAAGATAGGGACAGGAAGAAGGACTGGACCTGGGATTCTGTTCCTAAAGGGAACTCCTGACCTGGGAAACTTACTTTACGCatgcaggtcagcatcttctcttcAGTTTAATCTTCAGAAGCTGCctgggatgaagtgacttgtctagattCACAGGGCCAGAATGGctcagaggctggacttgaactcagggcctGCCCCTTTTGAGGCCTACTTTCTTACCTACTATTACATGCTGCCTCTACTCTGTAATTCATTTGAAATGGttaaatattatgtatattattataaCAATTGTTCTCTTCAGATCTGGCTTGTATCAAAATAGAATGTGGCCTATAATCGTTACTTTTCAATGTCTACCtatataatttgtttctttcaatattttctcattttagggTTGCAGCCTCTATTCCAGCGTTATGGTAGTAAAGGTGTCCTGAGTTGTAGGATCGTAGGCTCTGGAACTGGAAGGAACATCAGAAACCATCAAGTTGAACCCCCCTTGCTGTGTCCCGCACAGCAGAGTTTGAACAGGGGTCACCTGTAAGGGGGCAAGAGCGCGTGCTCGGATCTGGGGCCAAGTATATAGGCTTGAATTATATTTTAGAGGAGTTGTACAATATTGTGATACATTAAAATTACAAGGTAAGGACAGCTGTTCTTGTATAGTTTCTACCTCTTTTCCAAGCCAGAATATAGCCTCTTTTAGACTTACCTTATTCGTCATGATAGGTGGcatccaggctgtcttgggtcaAGTGAAATCGTGACCCAGgagatctgtgttttctttaccattaacatgccataacatagtacatatccacaaaatattaagatatggaaaaagccacattattcaagatagtgtttcgggttaagggtctcataaagtatgctaagtcagccccatctggccttgttgacataagaATAGGTATTCTCTAAGTTtatttcagagaacaaagaaactgTTAGGTCCAAGCTCTTCTGATTAATTCAAGTTCTGGCCCTTATTAACGTTcagaaatgatattaaatatcATCATTTCCTCATTTTGGTCAAAGCTAAGCCTAAGGCTTCACTGTAGACCAAGAAAGGTATGGAAAAACCTCTAATTAACCAGTTCTGGGTATGCAAGAGGCTCAGGTAGGTAGGGAGGGAGCTGTTCTTCATGTGGGCCTGGTCCAGACTCTTGGGAAAGCTGTCCACATCTGATGTCTTTTTCAGGCCCTTTGGAAATTGGAGGGTAAGGTCTCTTATGGGCTCAGATGTCCACTCAGGAGCAAGGGCAATGGATGTGACATATGGATCCCAGAGTCTATACAGAAAGACCTGGCAGGGGCTCCCAGAAGACGTGATTTGATAATTGAGAGGAAACAGTACAACATAGCTAAAGGTACATAGAAacagttcagtttcccagccacgcagggctaggttcaaacaacacaataAGGTTTTTCTCAAAATTCACAAAATTGCATAATTACATTAAATCAGGTACAGATTAAACTTAGATGggtcacaatagactagttttgagaagggagatttacacGTCACCaagatgaacaagaaaacttaaacatgaaccatacagATCAATGCTAACTAACCAATTACCAATGTTAACTAACATTAAGTTCCAATTACCAATTACCAATGTTAACTAACATTAAGTTCCtggtatcccagtaatccattaTTAATATCCGTTTAAACATCACTTTTTGAATCACAgatgtctcatgtagttatctgatacctagatatcctttctttgacaacagcttttattcttgggacagttcaaaaaggaaattctgcttctctggttcagaTCTAGAAATTCCAGATAATTCTGGCAATGTAAATTagtaaaatttcttaaaattggTTCTCCCCTTTTTTGGAAACTTCATAGAATTTCAGTTTGTATATCATTTACTGTTCTGTCCTTATCTAAATCCTGTACCTggtataagaatcttttaaaatgtgagggtctaaccataaaatgaactcatctgccctTTAAAATTACTAGACGGGTACTTTAACAAAGAAGAAGTAATTTCACTTGCTTTTATCACTATCTTATACAATTCTTgtgcaaaaatccaaatttgagatcttattatgaaaaacataataaattctagaAGCCAGTCATACACatctgtatataattcttagaggaatcagtctgatcctgttgcttttcctcaaaatttgctgtTCTATTTAATTAGACATGTATCACCTTACATGTTTGTGTTATTACttgatctaatcatttcctcctttggagGATGTTATccctatattatatttatttatttgactgaATATAGGTTAAAGTGGTAAGCTTTATAGAGAATAGAGAAGTGAAGTTTACCAAGAGCAGATAAGCTGGTATCCCAGTGGTGATGATTCTTGTAGGCAGACCTTAGTGAATGTTCGCCACAGGCCTGATCCATccacctctctcttcttccatagctgcAGAATTTACTAAGGCTGAGGTGGTTTGCAggtgctgggacagggtgggcagaATGAATAGGACCTAGGTGACATTTCCAAGctttacctagaaaggtgggctgCAAGGTTGCCCAAGGGCACAGGACTGTTAGAGTCACTGCCAGTCTGTGAATTGCTGTCCCTACACTTCTACGTTCTCCTCTCTATAATTAGATCTGGGATGAGAGTGGTTAACATGTACTCTTGTAGGTGTTAAAAATCCCGGATCTGAGATACTCTTCTTAAATctgagagggagtggggaatgcTAAGTGATCAGGATTGAGAGGGGGTGTTTTAGCAAGGTGAGTTCCTGGAGCTACCCATAATCTTAGGATGTTTTTTCCCAGTAATTTCAAATGTTAGGTCCAGGCTTTccttaattcaagctctggcccttattaaagtccaaaaatgatattaaatattatcagtaaCTATTGTGAAAAGTGGGGGCTTACCTGTAATTCTTTTACTAAATTTATTAACTTCTCTATTGCACAAAGGCCCAACTTGAGTTCTTCATGAAGCTCTTCTAGTCCACATTGACCTGTCTTTGTCTGATTTCCTATAGCACCTAGcatttaatgatttctttttggTTTACTCTTGAGCTGTAAGTTCGTTAGCTTGAGAAATTCTTTGGGTATGGATTCTCTCCACCTTTGCAGATGGGCAACTCATCTTAGTTGCCTGAGGATACAGCCAGTACGtgtcaggtaggatttgaactcatcttgaCAGTGTCTTGGCTTTTTTCTGTGCTAATATACTGTCTCATATTGTTCTCTAATTTTACAatgttagagcaggaagggactttagatccctctttttacagatgaggcagttttgaggtccagagagaacaAAACGACAAGGTCACTCAACTAGTGAGTAGAGCCAGAACTGAAGCCTAGGGGCTTgtcctctttccatttccattccagGTTAGTTTTGTCCCCTCAATAGTCTCTAGTATAAGCTTTGGGTGGGGCGGGTGGGGGAGGGCTTCTGCTTTTTTGTAAATTGTGTACTCGAGCTAGTGTTGTGCATCTTTGTATACAGCTAGACATGTcaacaaattgtttttaaatacaaaGCTCTTTGTCATGACCTATCCTTGTATTACCTTACCCTTAGGGAATTCTGAAATGCTTAGGACAGAAAGCTCCCCTCCTTCAAGAGTGTACTTTTCTCAGAACCCTTTGAGAGGAgttagctccttttacagataaggaaacaaaggctCCCTCCCCCTTAAACAGTGCAAGCAGGCTTCTGCTTCTATAGTTTATCATTCCATTCCTTGGACACACCctgattgtttttaaatatatttaattttctttgacaTTAAGTATGTAGAATATTTTCAAGGCTTGTCCTCCTGGTTAGGTGGTATTGATGCAATGTCAGTAGCAGTGCTTGATCGAGAAAACAACCTTGACAGAGCTGAAGACATCTTTTCAAGCACTTTGGAAGATTGTCTGGAGACTTGAGCCCTAGGAGTTCCTGTAGACAGACATCATGGGAAGTGTAAAGAGCTAGGTTAGAGCTGTTGGACTCTTTTTAACTCCTCTATGAGCAAGGTGAGGCCTTGGGCTTATGTGGATGGAAGGCTTCTCCTACTCTTAGCCCCCTCCTCTCTTACTTTGTCATCTCTTTTCTCTAGGGCTTCATGTTTTACAAAGCATGTTCAGAGGTTTTCTTAGGTGAGCTTTAAGATAAGCCTTGTAGGAGGTAGTTTAAGGATTAGCATTCCACAATCTTTTGTCAGTTtacttctgtggtcttattttccATGTGTCCCTTCATACATTCTAATACCAGGCCAAACTCTAGAGTCCTACTCTCATGACTTGCCTTCTCTCACCCCTCAGACTCCAAGTGTCCAAAAAGGACATCTCTACCCAAACCTGCTCTTTGGTTCAGCTTCCCACCTTGTGTTAGTCACGTAGGCTTGAAACCAGGGAGTCATGCTAGATTATCCCCTCGTCCCCAACAATTCAGTTGCCATGTTACCTTCACAATATTTgtcccatccatcccttcctcttcattcccACTACCACAAACCCAGTCTAGGTCCTTCTATAACTGCTCTTTTTGACCCCAGTGTTCTCACTCCAATCCAGCCTTCACACAGTGGCCCAAGTAATCTGTCTAAACTGTAGGTCTGGCCATGTTACTCCTCTGTTCAACAACTTGTGGGAAGCAAGAAAGTTGTTTTCCACAgtcctaggtgataagggttgtgacctagcatggacaggttagaggtcagagaCTAATGAGCAGGCTCAAGGAGCTGTATGAGGAAAAGCCTATCAGAGAAGAGAACATAGAATCACATGGCCAGGGTATGGTATCCCAGGAGatccaaagttaggaaaacagtataagaagccccatctttctCCATGTTGTAGtcatcctgtaaccttactggggaagCTTTGAGGCTACAcatccattcagggggaatggattaataaaagctttcctgatttcacaagtattgtcctttgtttaaggtgagcatgtttctcactgttgggggcttatTAGATGAACTTGTTTGCTTCATCTGGTATGATTACAGATTCCTGAACTTGGTattccagttttattttgtgcatcTCCCCTTCACAAAGTTTCCTCTGTTTTTCTCAAACTGTACTAATTAAACTCTTCCCCAGTTTGGATATGCCACCTCTTGCCTCCATATATTCTTGTAGACCTAGGATACACTCCTGCCTCATCACCTACAGGTCTCAATTCCTTCATGGTCCCATtttgaacaaattatctttcctcccaaacttcCCCTCTTCTGGACTACCCTATTTCTGGTGCAAGTCCCAGTTCACAGGTTTCTCAGGTTTATGGCCTTTGTATGATCCTTAGCTTCTCactctctcaccccaccccatatCTGTATATTTATGCCATCTCTCCGttggccctcatcacctctcacctagagtattgcaacagcctccatgttggtctccctgcctcatatCTCTCCTCACTTAAGTCCAAGCCCAGATCTAACCGTGTGACTTTTTTACTCAGCCAATTTCAGGGGGTCCCTGTTGCCTCTGggagaaaatataaactcctctgcctAGCTTTCTGGCCAAACTGTTGTCCTCTTTGTTCCTcacctccatgcctggaatgcacctTGTCCTTTCCACCGCACTCAAGTTCCTTTCTGCCATTTAGATGCAGCTCAGGCACCATCTTGTGCATGACGCCTTTCCTAATCTgtctctccatccccacccccttcttGTCTTTAACTGCTTTACTTATTTGTATTTTCTGTACATTGATGCTGGGTATACTTAGTTATCTTCTTATTTGCCTGTGAGGTTGGAAGCTCCTTGGGAATAAGGATTGTTGTTGTCTTTGCCAGATTGATGAAACCGATgagtttttctcccttttcccagcACCCTTTGCTTAGAAATCTACTTTGTCACACTCTTATCACACACACTGTACACCTATGGCTCCCTCCACCCAAGGCAAGGGCCAAAGGACCACCATTCTTCCCCTCTAGGCTGCCCGAGCTTCCTGCCTCTGTTTTTCTGTGTATACTGCCTGGGGATCAGAATGCCTCTGTGCCTTTGTTAGAGCTGGGctttcttctgcctcttagaGCAAGTGCATTAAAGACCCAACTTCCCAGTTGCAACAAGGATGCCTCCCATCAGGCTAGCGGCTCCTGATATCTCAAATGGGAAGGGATTTGAGACAGGGATTAGGTAGTAGAGGCAGTCTTCAAACCCAGCTCCTCAGGCTGCAAGTCCGGTGCTCTATTCCTCTACACCAGTATTGTGATATAGCTTCACAGAGACACTGGTTCTTGAGAAGGTCCTCAATAGGTAGGATCCCAATAGCTCAGAACAATAATTGTGTTTCCCTTGACCAATGAGTGATCTGAGTTAGCAGTACTCATGCAGGCTTCCAAGAGCCTGCTAAAGCTGAGTGAGTAGGCCTGGTACCCAGATGCCtttttgctatgtgccaggatgCCATCCCTCCCCCTGGCCTGAGCCCTATCTGCTCTGAGCAGTGGGGTATGATGAGAAGTAGAGGATTTGGAGCCAAAGGGAGTTGGAATAAAGCCTGGCTCTGTCTGCTGTTGACCATCATGGTATTTTTGGCTAAgttttcctctctgggtcttgATGGCCTCTCTAAGATGAGGGGGTCTACACTACTTTAAGGTCTCTTATCTTTAATCCTTTAAGCCCATGTGAAAATGCAAGGTTATAAGAGCATCTGTTTTTCTAAACTTGATTCTACTAAAAATTAAGTTGACTTTCAAAACAAAAccatcatgaaaaatgaaatagtggGGCTATTCCAACAACTCTAATCTCCCTTCCCCACTACACGTAagtattctctctcctctctccctttccactcccctccatcctctctcctctcttaagCCAAAGCCTTTCCTCTCACTTACAAATGGCCATCATCAGTCATTATGGTGTGGTGGCAGTGGAGATGGTCACAGATCCCAGAGGGAGGCCTTTTTTAGGTCACAACAAAGACTGTGCCtctgacttgtccacagtcaaccagctggtaaatatcaaaggtgaaatttgaacccggGTTTTCCTAAGTACAGGGCTAGcactatctactgtaccacactgccctTCTAAGAGGCAAATGACAGAGGAGAGTAGACAACATGAGAGAGATTTATTACATGGaagcatacatatatttgtatatatgtatatatacacatacatacatctgaaggggaatgaatgaaaacatgaaagaaagaagagacaagcaCTGTGTCTCACGTCAAAATCTTCAGTGCCCGAGTTGTATCTAGTTTCTTTGAATAGACTGTAATACCGACGGTATCTGGTAAAATCAGTCTAATTTCTGGGCAGTGGGCCTGCTTTATTGGTCTGAGATGTCTTGGGCATCTTAATTGTACTAGATGGTAGGTGATTTATAATGTAGTTACAGCAATACTGGCTTAGAACAAAACTTACTCAAGAATTCGTTTGACAATTTTAACCTCTCTccaggcagtgtggtacagttgATAAGAGAGCCTTGGACACAAAACCTCAACCCTGGCTACACAGCTAATCTTCTGTAATATCAAGTAAAACCATTCAAAGAAGAAGTGGCATCCAGTGCCCTGGATTTTGAGACTGatgacctgggttccaatctcatCTTTGCTaagtattagctgtgtgaccttgggtaagtcacttctcttttctgggcttcagtttcttcttctgtaaaatgaggaatttaaaCTAGATGAGCTCAAAGGTTTAAATCCCATGATACATTTTGGAATAGGAGAAGGAAAGCCCTGTCTGAATTAGTAAAAAACCTAAATCACAGAGAGACTGTGGCAGTTTAGTTATGTGGTGGGACAcacaatgacaaaatggaaggCTTCTGCCAGTTTGGGGACCACTTGCTATTTCTGCTTCTTGGGCCTGGTGGCAGAAatgagggaagagaaatgatcaCAAATCTTCAATTCACAGGGACCAAAGTGGGAACTTAAGCTAATATTTGAAGAACATGTTACATACTTCTTGTGCCCTCCTTGGAGGCCTGATTGGAGGTTGATGTAGTGCCTTCGTAGATGGTGATAAACTGCACcaagataagagagaaaaagaaaacatcaataTCCTCTCTAGTACAGGATGGTAAAGTCCTATGACCTCTAGCATGGGTCTTCTGTAGAAACCAGGGAAGGGCTCAGGAGTTGCTGAGGTCACAGCAACCACTGCTCTTGTGACCCAATGTCATCAGTGCCTTAAGACCTCCAGAAGTTTGCAGTACAACCCACACCCCAACATGCACAGCAGAAAAGAAACCAGGCCACCCAGTAACCAGACTGCTAGTGCCAGACTGCTTGTGCCATGGTTGTACAAATCGTTCTCTTCAGTTTTCCTATTCAATACCCTTGCTTTAGCGTGTTCATGAGGCCAGTTAAAGCACCCAGTGCTCTCCCCTCTCAGGAAAGGAACTACTATCATTGACTCCTTCCTACAAATGAGAGGAAGGTATTGCTTCTCCCAAAGGAATTTCCATTTATACTGTATTTATAGTTGGGGAATAAAAGGTTTTATCCTCTTAAGAAAGGAGTATCAAGCATCACATACATCATCCTTTCCCGAGAGGGGCACTGAATAGGAAAACTGACAATTTGTAGAACAGTGTAAGGACAGACTACTTTGGAAGCTTTAATAACTTGGAGTAGAGCAGTGAAAGagcaaccatgattccagaggacttatgGTGAAGCAggctgcccacctcctgacagaaagtCTCATCCTGCACCCTGGGTCCATCCTGACAGAGTGGGGATGGACCCAGGGTGCAGGATGAGACTTTTTGGACATGACCACtatggggaatttgttttgcttgacttggCAAATCTGtcacaagagttttgtttttcctttttttttccagtgaggggagggagagaaaataaaaccttgtcagttgaaaaaaaattaaatgttttgaaTACCAAAATTAAAGGAAGCTGGCAAGGGCAGTCCTTGTGGCAAAAGTAATCAGGTCACATTGGCACGCACAAGAGGAAAGAAGCAAGGCCCATTATATCTGGGGGCCAAATTCCAATGTCAGCAATGACTACCATCAGGTTTTTTCCCTTAGTTTGTTTCTTCAACTATATAACTGGAATCTTAAGACTTGCCCAGTGCTGCTGTGAGGACCGTGGCTGGAGAAACGGGAGTTCTTATTATGGGGCTGGCTCTCCTTTGGAATTCATGGACTTTTAGGCCATGGGGAAGCCAGAAAGGGCCAGAGGACCTCCAAGTCATCTTGGATGTGGTCACTTCAGGCCAACTCTGCTGTTTTGTTGGGGTCTCAGCTCACCCTCCACTCTTAGGTGTAACTTTGAAATACATACCTGAAGGCTACTTGTTTCATCTAGGGTCTTGGCCTCTTCCAGATACACTGTGAGTAAAACACAGAGTTGTGAAAGTCTAAGATCTCTGTctgaaaaatgatcatttctaaaGGAGGTCAGATTTCTATCACACTTGTTCTCCATAACTCACCCAATATACCATAACCAGAATTAGTGGGTGTTTAAGTCAGTTAAATTGGAATCTTTCCAGAGTAAACTGAAACCTAAGGAGGTGTGGTCCTTGATAGTGTTGGGGGCTGGCTCTGGCTCCCTTGGGAGAGTATAAAAAGATGGAGCATGGTATAGCATTAAAGTCCAATAGATTAGATGCAGGGCTGGCCCTGCCAGGAATTCTGCAGGACCTTGGGCagttatttcccttctctggtccacctgtaaaatggacgGGGTAGGATTGGCCTTTGCTTTAACTCTAGGATGCAGGGAACACATATGTGATACTTCATGTTCTCCTCAGATTGCAGGCTGTTATTTATGGTGAAGGGTTGGCAGTGAGACATGGAGATGGACAGTCTTCCTTGGGCACTGGTGGCTCAACTTTTGCAAGTAGTTTAAATGGGTCACAAGACTGGAAAGTGTCCGGCTAAACTCAAGTACTGTGGCTTGAACCTTACATCCCCCTCAGGGGTTTTCATTCTACTCCTAAGCTTATACTAGTACACTCATTTGCTctctacttcctccctcccccaccctcctttttctccctctctccctcccctctcccacataTAGAACAAACTTCTCAGAAATTTAAACTAGGAAAATGTGACAGTATTTTAAAGTTATACATTCTTTTACAAGAATTGGATATCAAAGATAAACCTGAACCTCCTCTTTTGTCCCAGGTGTGGGATAGGGAAATCCATGAGAGCCTACCTAACCTGTGACTGCCACTGAGAAACCCTGTACCCCCAGATTCTAGATTCACTCCTGTGCTTTAGGGTTTTCTAAGTGCTTTGCTCACAACATGTTTTATCATATCcacttttgtagatgaggaaactgaagcactgaAATCTGGGTTATCAGTTACAGTCTGACTGTATAGGGTAGAGTTATTGAGAAGAAGAGAGGTCAGTTGTCTTGCTTTATCTCCTGCCTCCTCAATTACTGATTTTTGGCTACTCTAGCTGCTTCACACTGCAAATACTTTTCCTTGGCCTATACCCAcgtctttccttctcccttgcctCCAAGTCCACACCACCTGTCTTGGCCAAACTATGTGTGACAAACTCTTCTGCCTTGAATGTTTGATTCTCTGCTTTTTCAATGGATCTGTGCTCTTATCAACAGATGTGTTCCCTCCATTGATGCAGATCTTAATTTAGCCTCACCTTCACAACCTGGGCCATTTTTGTCCACGTCCTCCCATAGCTCATCCCCAGAGACCTTCCTAACTCTAGGGTTTTTTACATTTTGGGGGGGAACCAATACAACCCTCAAGCCAACATTGATACTTCCAGTATTTCCATTCAAGAATTGGAATAGGCAAGTATTTGCCATGAGAGCATAGTTGTTTTAAAGTCAGACTATGGCATCATTTAGCATATCTTAATAATGATTCAGACAGACAAGCCATTGCTGC is a window from the Notamacropus eugenii isolate mMacEug1 chromosome X, mMacEug1.pri_v2, whole genome shotgun sequence genome containing:
- the RBMX2 gene encoding RNA-binding motif protein, X-linked 2 isoform X2, which translates into the protein MNALTKVKLITELNEREVELGVAEKVSWHAEYKDSAWIFLGGLPYELTEGDIICVFSQYGEIVNINLVRDKKTGKSKGFCFLCYEDQRSTILAVDNFNGIKIRGRTIRVDHVANYRPPKDSRNLDDVTRTLREKGCGVKTPPCGSSESCEDEIPLKKHKKDKKEKKRKKKDKDVRMSMEKQEMAASSSIASRPKTRKEEESVGFEKSATVSLEKGSCPERREGHKYLSGSPVLPRGQHGKAETSRKDSKKDKLWHKKSSSSSSRKDRRRKEKSKHRDRSRSSEKRSHHRDEYSESRSRKRHKHKARSFEKDCHSRDQKASYSSRHRSS